In bacterium, a single window of DNA contains:
- a CDS encoding TIGR03619 family F420-dependent LLM class oxidoreductase: MKYGIGAVNSLLIDDPTAMRDVAQAAEGLGYDFLTLIDHVLLAYPAADGTPRAHYPARTPYHDILVALGYLGGVTTRIALRSAVVIMPQRGPAVVAKQAAAADSLSGGRLELGLGIGWHLEEYDALEVPFTERGRRMDEGIELMKLLWTRDRVDFDGRFYRVDGMGMEPKPVTRPHPPLWFGGTTPPVFRRVVDHGVGWLSRPVQTVEEIGACWKEIRRLAGEAGRDADALRLHVSVGLGPEETTDQIVGNVRRMISVGATDVSFFTSYMPGIESAGDHIAQLERAMSDVVPAVDAGP; encoded by the coding sequence ATGAAGTACGGGATAGGCGCCGTCAACTCACTTCTCATCGACGATCCCACCGCCATGCGTGATGTCGCCCAGGCAGCCGAAGGTCTCGGCTACGACTTCCTTACGCTGATCGATCACGTCCTGCTCGCTTACCCGGCCGCGGACGGGACGCCCCGGGCGCACTATCCGGCCCGGACCCCCTACCACGACATCCTGGTTGCTCTCGGGTATCTAGGGGGTGTCACGACCCGGATCGCGCTGCGTTCCGCAGTGGTGATCATGCCTCAGCGGGGTCCCGCGGTCGTCGCCAAGCAGGCGGCCGCTGCGGACAGCCTCTCCGGAGGGCGTCTCGAGCTGGGGCTCGGGATCGGATGGCACCTGGAGGAATACGACGCCCTGGAGGTTCCCTTCACGGAGCGGGGCCGGCGGATGGACGAGGGAATCGAGTTGATGAAGCTGCTCTGGACCCGGGACCGGGTCGACTTCGACGGGCGCTTCTACCGGGTTGACGGCATGGGAATGGAGCCGAAGCCGGTGACCCGGCCTCACCCGCCGTTGTGGTTCGGCGGCACGACCCCACCGGTTTTCCGGCGGGTCGTGGATCACGGTGTGGGCTGGTTGTCGAGGCCTGTCCAGACGGTGGAGGAGATCGGCGCCTGCTGGAAGGAGATCCGGCGTCTCGCCGGCGAGGCGGGTCGGGACGCGGACGCGCTCCGCCTCCACGTCTCGGTGGGCCTGGGTCCGGAGGAGACCACCGATCAGATAGTCGGCAACGTGCGCAGGATGATCTCGGTGGGAGCGACGGATGTCTCGTTCTTCACCAGCTACATGCCCGGCATCGAGTCCGCCGGTGACCACATCGCTCAGCTTGAGCGGGCCATGTCCGACGTTGTGCCGGCGGTGGACGCCGGCCCGTAG
- a CDS encoding hydantoinase B/oxoprolinase family protein: MDIFQYPPSKNLDPVTYELIHSRLRHAAREMAMILKRSSHSPIIREMEDFSCAIFAPGGESVAQDERIPAQLGAMSLAVQTCRAEYPDPGDVQPGDAFLLNHPYMGCMHTPDLNLVMPVFSDGRVVGWAGSTAHHVDLGGPTPGTLAPHHRELFAEGLIFPPIKLYQGGEENRDLVRMIAANVREPRGLVADLRAQHASCLTGERALLRTMERYGPDQVGAAFAEILDRTARQTASALADLDDGEAVRTGHLDDDGLGSAPVPIRVRLAKTGRALHVDFTGSSPQVDGALNVPWASTRACVAYLVRTMVGLDIPSNDGLLAPVTITCPSGTILNPRFPAAVSVRHNTCQVVADTLIRTASDLWPARAVASSSVTFFGLQIGSRSPQTGETAVLMEVVGGGTGAHDHGRGIDGVDTYMSNVALLPVEVAETEYSVRILKSELVEDSSGEGLLPGGLGICREYQILDVPQIATLYCEQAIEEHRPEGVGGGDDARPTRVTILGPDGQVVSTASKTSSSLEPGSIIRVETSGGGGYGPASTAGTTSDMARSS; this comes from the coding sequence ATGGACATTTTTCAGTACCCTCCTAGCAAGAACCTCGATCCGGTCACCTACGAGTTGATCCACAGCCGGCTCCGCCACGCCGCTCGCGAGATGGCGATGATCCTCAAGCGTTCCAGCCACAGCCCCATCATCAGGGAGATGGAGGACTTCAGCTGCGCCATCTTCGCTCCCGGAGGCGAATCGGTGGCTCAGGACGAGCGGATTCCCGCCCAGTTGGGAGCGATGTCGCTAGCCGTCCAGACCTGCAGAGCCGAGTATCCGGACCCCGGCGACGTGCAGCCGGGCGACGCCTTCCTGCTCAACCATCCGTACATGGGATGCATGCATACGCCGGACCTGAACCTGGTCATGCCGGTCTTCTCGGACGGCCGGGTGGTCGGGTGGGCCGGATCGACGGCCCACCACGTCGACCTGGGCGGCCCCACACCCGGCACGCTGGCGCCCCACCACCGGGAATTGTTCGCCGAGGGTCTGATCTTCCCGCCCATCAAGCTCTACCAAGGGGGCGAGGAGAACCGGGACCTGGTCCGGATGATCGCCGCCAACGTGCGGGAACCCCGCGGGTTGGTGGCCGACCTGCGGGCCCAGCACGCCTCCTGTCTCACAGGAGAGAGGGCGCTATTGCGCACGATGGAACGGTACGGACCCGACCAGGTGGGCGCCGCGTTCGCCGAGATTCTCGACCGGACCGCCCGGCAGACCGCCTCTGCCTTGGCTGACCTCGACGATGGAGAAGCCGTACGCACCGGCCATCTCGACGATGACGGACTCGGCAGCGCCCCCGTACCGATCCGCGTGCGGCTCGCCAAGACCGGCCGGGCGCTGCACGTGGATTTCACCGGGTCGTCCCCCCAGGTGGACGGCGCGCTCAACGTGCCCTGGGCTAGCACCCGGGCATGCGTGGCCTACCTGGTCCGCACCATGGTGGGGTTGGACATCCCCTCCAACGACGGCTTGCTGGCGCCCGTCACCATCACGTGCCCGTCGGGAACCATCCTGAATCCGCGGTTCCCAGCGGCGGTCTCCGTGCGGCACAACACCTGCCAGGTGGTCGCCGACACCCTCATCCGGACAGCCTCGGATCTGTGGCCGGCCCGGGCAGTGGCCAGCAGCAGCGTCACCTTCTTCGGCTTGCAGATCGGCAGCAGATCCCCCCAGACCGGCGAGACCGCGGTGCTCATGGAGGTGGTGGGCGGCGGGACCGGCGCGCATGACCACGGAAGGGGAATCGACGGGGTGGACACCTACATGTCCAACGTGGCGCTGCTACCGGTCGAGGTGGCCGAGACCGAGTACTCGGTCCGCATACTCAAGAGCGAACTCGTCGAGGACTCGTCCGGAGAGGGCCTGCTGCCCGGCGGCCTGGGGATCTGTCGCGAGTACCAGATCCTCGACGTCCCCCAGATCGCCACCCTCTACTGCGAGCAGGCCATCGAGGAGCACCGGCCGGAGGGGGTGGGAGGGGGCGATGACGCCCGCCCCACCAGGGTGACGATCCTCGGGCCCGATGGGCAGGTCGTATCGACAGCCTCGAAGACCTCCTCCTCTCTGGAACCCGGGTCGATCATCAGGGTGGAGACCAGTGGAGGAGGCGGCTACGGGCCGGCGTCCACCGCCGGCACAACGTCGGACATGGCCCGCTCAAGCTGA